The Chlorocebus sabaeus isolate Y175 chromosome 1, mChlSab1.0.hap1, whole genome shotgun sequence genome includes a region encoding these proteins:
- the RNH1 gene encoding ribonuclease inhibitor, whose amino-acid sequence MSLDIQCEQLSDARWAELLPLLQQCQVVRLDDCGLTEARCSDISSALRVNPALTELSLCGNELGDAGMHCVVQGLQSPSCKIQKLSLQNCCLTGAGCGVLSSTLRYLPTLQELHLSDNLLGDAGLQLLCEGLLDPQCRLEKLQLEYCNLSAASCESLASVLRAKPDFKELTVSNNDINEAGVRVLCQGLKDSPCQLEALKLESCGITSNNCRDLCSIVASKASLRELALGSNKLGDVGIAELCPGLLHPSSSLRTLWIWECGITAKGCADLCGVLRTKESLKELSLAGNELGDEGARLLCETLLEPGCQLESLWVKSCSFTAACCSHFSSVLTQNKFLLELQISNNRLGDAGVQELCKGLGQPGSVLRVLWLGDCDMSDRSCSSLAATLLANQSLRELDLSNNCLGDAGVLQLVESVRQPSCLLEQLVLYDIYWSEATEDRLQALEEEKPSLRVIS is encoded by the exons ATGAGCCTGGACATCCAGTGTGAGCAGCTGAGTGATGCTAGGTGGGCCGAGCTCCTCCCCCTGCTCCAGCAGTGCCAAGTGGTCAG GCTGGATGACTGTGGCCTCACAGAGGCACGGTGCAGCGACATCAGCTCGGCACTGCGAGTCAACCCTGCACTGACAGAACTCAGCCTGTGCGGCAATGAGCTGGGTGATGCCGGCATGCACTGCGTGGTCCAGGGCCTGCAGAGCCCCTCCTGCAAGATCCAGAAGCTGAG cctccagaactgctgCCTGACGGGGGCTGGCTGCGGGGTCCTGTCCAGCACGCTACGCTACCTGCCCACCCTGCAGGAGCTGCACCTCAGCGACAACCTCTTGGGGGATGCGGGCCTGCAGCTGCTCTGTGAGGGACTCCTGGACCCCCAGTGccgcctggaaaagctgca GCTTGAGTATTGCAACCTCTCGGCTGCCAGCTGCGAGTCCCTGGCCTCCGTGCTCAGGGCCAAGCCGGACTTCAAGGAGCTCACGGTTAGCAACAACGACATCAATGAGGCCGGCGTCCGTGTGCTGTGCCAGGGCCTGAAGGATTCCCCCTGCCAGCTGGAGGCGCTCAA gctggagagctgtGGTATCACGTCAAACAACTGCCGGGACCTGTGCAGCATCGTGGCCTCCAAGGCCTCGCTGCGGGAGCTGGCCCTGGGCAGCAACAAGCTGGGTGATGTGGGCATTGCAGAGctgtgcccagggctgctccACCCCAGCTCCAGCCTCAGGACCCTGTG GATCTGGGAGTGTGGCATCACCGCCAAGGGCTGCGCGGATCTGTGCGGTGTCCTCAGGACCAAGGAGAGCCTGAAGGAGCTCAGCCTGGCCGGCAACGAGCTGGGGGACGAGGGTGCCCGGCTGCTGTGTGAGACGCTGCTGGAGCCCGGCTGCCAGCTGGAGTCACTGTG GGTGAAGTCCTGCAGCTTCACAGCCGCCTGCTGCTCCCACTTCAGCTCGGTGCTGACCCAGAATAAGTTTCTCCTGGAGCTGCAGATAAGCAACAACAGGCTGGGGGATGCAGGCGTGCAGGAACTCTGCAAGGGCTTGGGCCAGCCCGGCTCCGTGCTGCGGGTGCTCTG GCTTGGCGACTGTGATATGAGTGACAGAAGCTGCAGCAGCCTTGCCGCGACCCTGTTGGCCAACCAGAGCCTGCGCGAGCTGGACCTCAGCAACAACTGCCTGGGGGACGCGGGCGTCCTGCAGCTGGTGGAGAGTGTCCGGCAGCCGAGCTGCCTCCTGGAGCAGCTAGT CCTGTACGACATTTACTGGTCTGAGGCGACGGAGGACCGgctgcaggccctggaggaggagaAGCCATCCCTGAGGGTCATCTCCTGA
- the HRAS gene encoding GTPase HRas: MTEYKLVVVGAGGVGKSALTIQLIQNHFVDEYDPTIEDSYRKQVVIDGETCLLDILDTAGQEEYSAMRDQYMRTGEGFLCVFAINNTKSFEDIHQYREQIKRVKDSDDVPMVLVGNKCDLAARTVESRQAQDLARSYGIPYIETSAKTRQGVEDAFYTLVREIRQHKLRKLNPPDESGPGCMSCKCVLS; encoded by the exons ATGACGGAATATAAGctcgtggtggtgggcgccggcGGTGTGGGCAAGAGTGCGCTGACCATCCAGCTGATCCAGAACCACTTCGTGGACGAATACGACCCCACGATAGAG GACTCCTACCGGAAGCAGGTGGTCATTGATGGGGAGACGTGCCTATTGGACATCCTGGACACGGCCGGCCAAGAGGAGTACAGTGCCATGCGGGACCAGTACATGCGCACGGGGGAAGGCTTCCTGTGTGTGTTTGCCATCAACAACACCAAGTCCTTTGAGGACATCCACCAGTACAG GGAGCAGATCAAGCGGGTGAAGGACTCAGACGACGTGCCCATGGTGCTGGTGGGGAACAAGTGTGACCTGGCTGCACGCACTGTGGAGTCTCGGCAGGCTCAGGACCTCGCCCGAAGCTATGGTATCCCCTACATCGAGACCTCAGCCAAGACGCGACAG GGAGTGGAGGATGCCTTCTACACATTGGTGCGTGAGATTCGGCAGCATAAGCTGCGGAAGCTGAACCCTCCTGATGAGAGTGGCCCCGGCTGCATGAGCTGCAAGTGTGTGCTCTCCTGA